CAGCACAATTATTGggctaaattggaaaaaaaagatatgcgaAGGTAGAAGAAGCTTATTAACTTGAATCGATAACTATATATAAGATCAATTTTGAGGGAAATGAAGCTTCTGATGCTGCTTAAATTGTTATTGTTCAAACTTCTGATGCTTTCATTACAACCTAGGTGGGAAGGAGAGATTTAAGAATGCTATCAGCTGAATATATACCGGATTCATTTGAAGAAGAGCAACAAATCATatgttacataaaaaaataatttcatgacaataatattcattaccTTCCACCGTTAATTTTTCACCTTTGTTTAGTAGATACTCTTTCTGCCTTGTGAAATTGTGACTCAAAGACAACATAACTGCTGGATTACATATGCTTTATTCACTCCAATCATGAAGCTTATAACAGCTAATTCATCCTAGTGCCACCAATTTGCTATGGCAATGTTCATTGATCATCAAAAACACATCACTCAATTCATTTTCACTGTTCTCCCTTAGTTTTTCACATATACAAATCATATATAGAGGAGCTCTACTTATGATGTCCATCAACCCTAAAAAccattaataataaaacaacaagaGCAACAATCACAAATCCAAACAGGAAAAGTAAAAGTCATACACTAAACATATAACCCCAGCACTCATCGAAATTCTAATTACCATTTGAAGAAGGTGAAGAACAATCACATATCACCTCTGTCTCCACTTCCCTTCTGTGGAAGTTTCTATGGCAACCACAAGCGGCACAAGTGAGTGCATCAGCTGTGCCTTCCTCGCCACTAGCCATGAACTCTCTGCACCCGTCAACAGCATACCCTCCAACACTAGCAGCATGATTCTTTAGACACTCTCCATATTTAACATTCCTGATAGTGAAAGAAGTCGTTGAGCTTCTTGAAGGTTCTTCCGTTCTTCTTACCGCCACTTGTCGCTTCCTCATCTTGCTAGTCCCCAATTCCACACTGCCTTCTCCTCTTTCAAATCCTTGATAAACTAGGCTAGAACTCTCCAATTGGAAGACTGACCTATAATTAGAAGCTGGCATCTGGAGAGAAAGAggggaaaagagagagaatcaaTAACTTGCTCTTAGTTGTTACTACAAGCCCTAACCCTAGAGGGTGTATTTATAACATAGAAACCGGACTTAATACATTTTATCAGGTACCATGaccttttaattactatttacttttctttctaaCAATATATGTGTGCGtcgtaaaatattaattttgccATATACTTGCCTTTGTAT
The DNA window shown above is from Populus trichocarpa isolate Nisqually-1 chromosome 4, P.trichocarpa_v4.1, whole genome shotgun sequence and carries:
- the LOC7480580 gene encoding mini zinc finger protein 2; translated protein: MPASNYRSVFQLESSSLVYQGFERGEGSVELGTSKMRKRQVAVRRTEEPSRSSTTSFTIRNVKYGECLKNHAASVGGYAVDGCREFMASGEEGTADALTCAACGCHRNFHRREVETEVICDCSSPSSNGN